The region aatcttTCCCGTGAAAGGATCCCATGGAGCACTACTTCTTTCAATGAACCCTAAACACCCTCAATTATCATACTCTTATTTGACTGACCTAATCAAACAGAAGCAGCTAATAAGGGTTTGTCAATTGTGAGTGACTGATAAATAGCTTGGATTTTGGAATCTCTCCCTACACTTGGATTTCAGATAAAAACAAAATCCCAGGTGGGAAAAATTCATCACTGCCCATCAACAGTTCATCACCAAAACCCCAACagtttcctcttctttttttccaAGTCAATGGATTCTGCCTCCGGAGGGAGTGACAATAGCATCAAAGAGGCTATACCAGCAACAGCTTCAGCCCTGCTGTCCGCGGCTTCACAACAAGGAGGAGGAGGTGGTAGTGAGTCGTCTCCTTCCCCAGCTCCACCGAGTAGGTACGAGTCACAAAAGCGTCGAGACTGGAACACTTTCTTGCAGTACTTGACCAACCATAAACCCCCATTAACACTAGCTCGTTGCAGTGGCGCACACGTAATTGAGTTCTTGAAATACCTTGACCAGTTCGGCAAGACTAAGGTTCACATAACGGATTGTCCCTATTTCGGACATGTAAACCCACCTGCTCCCTGCGCTTGCCCACTGAAGCAAGCGTGGGGTAGCCTCGACGCGCTGATCGGACGGCTCAGAGCTGCTTATGAAGAAAACGGTGGACGTCCAGAATCCAACCCTTTTGGCGCAAGGGCTGTGAGGATTTATTTGAGGGAAGTGAGAGAAGGGCAGGCTAAAGCTAGAGGGATTCCTTATGAGAAGAAGAAGCGAAAAAGGCCCACTGTCACAACTACGGCTGTCGGGGTCAATGTGTCCAGGACTTCCACTCAACCAGTTGATGGCGGTGGGGGTCGCGGCGGCATTGGTGGTGGAGATGATAGTGTTGGTGCTAAAACTGGGGCAAATGTTGGTAGTGCCACCGCAGTTGCTGCTGCTACCACTAATAGCGTATAGTTCTTTTTCCCTATTAACAAattcttttcctctttttttgCCTTTAACAGCTGTTTTAAATGTGATTACGAGTTATATATATCTGGTGGTTCTGTCGGGAAATTGGATTGACATCCCATGAaccaaatttagaatttaggtAGAATTCTAGTTTTAATCTCTTTCAATCAATCTCTCCTATTTTCCCCTTTCTCTACTTTCTTCATCATTTCTTGCTATGCATGTACTTGAAAAAGGAATATAAGAAGTTTTAATCTTTTTTCCCTTTCTATTCCTTCTTGTACGTTATGTGTGAATGGTTTTGATGGGTAGAACTAGGAAAAACAACCCAAGTatttaaatgtaatattttatcatttttgatgTTTAGGCTGGTGGCATGTAAAGAAGACAATATCATGTTTTTGCTTCTAACTATTAATCCATCAATCTTTATCTCCTTCCGTCTTCCCCATTCCTACACAAGGAGCAAAATTTCATCCTCATTCCTCTGCAAGGAACAAATGGGTCACTTTAGATTCGGGTTTCTATCATGCCAAGGAAACTTGGCTTCTTGTCATTATTTATATCCCTAATATATAGGTTTCTCTTTCATTCCTTGTTTTGAGTTTTTGACCTGGTTCCGGTTGGTAAGCTCCAATCAGATGCATGCAGATGTATGGAATTCATTATTTATGGAGAAGAAATCTATTTTAGTtggaaaaaagttgaaaaaagttACACTAATTTCCTTTCCTTCCCCATAGGGCGGCCATAATGTACAAGGAAGGGACCATTAAATCTTGAACAATTTCATATAGATATAAATTTCCATTTTCTAGTTTTGTTTTACACTACGGTGTGTGAGTGTCGGGTTAAGATTTGTTTGTAACTATATCTAAGACAAACTTAGGCTGGTTGGGAATGAAAGAGGGCAAAATCTAGCCAAATGTTTTCCAGTTTTATTACAACAACAACACTATACACTTCTCAACTGTGCATCTGGTCCCGGGGCTCCCCCGCAAGGGGCAATACCAATTCTGCTTTGCTTTGATTTATGTGTCTCTATATATATGCACACGTGCGCCTCTCAGAATTTACACATCTTGCTCGTTCAGTTTCAGGTGTTTTCTGCTTTATATCTTCATCATCTACGATTTGAGTTTAAAGGATATTAACTCACTTCCATCTCACCCTCTCTTTATTCTCTGCATGAGCTTTAATAATTTCTCTTTCTCATGCTATGAccgagaaaaattgaaaaaactaAGACTGCCTCTAAATCTGAATATTTTGAACgtttataaaatacaaattaaaaaaattgttgttattaataaattttatttttatttaatttacaattaatttaatttttttattagatacaaatattttttttatttactatagTCAAAATTCAAATCCCTTAACCACTCTAACTTACCGTACTCTATTCTCCGGGTGTTCATCTCATTGTTTTTCAAACCGGATTAGTGGTTAAATCGATCAAATCATCGGTTCATCAATTCAATTGgtctaattaaaaaatttattaaaaatttaaaacatgattCAACCGCCGGTTCAATCAGTTTGTATCAATTTACTATCTAACCAGGTTAAAGTTACTCTCTAAACCGATTCTTGATCCGATCCGATTCAAACAATACTGGTTCACTTTTCCCAAAAATAACCTGAGTTGAAATCAACATTGTActaaaaaatagtgaaaatgacttaaaaacatcaaataagatttatttttaaaagtactATATAAAACATAttgattcttttatttacttgaaaacttgaaaaaaatttaagaaaattttgaaaaaaattaacaaataatatttaaaatctgTTCTAATGAACTCAACTCACTCCTACCTATGCCATGAAAGCAACGTTTCTTTCAGTGATAACAACAAACGAAAATTATGAGGGCTGCTGGGTGCAAGCAAGTATCAATGAATATTTAAAAACAATCCTTGTCAATGCTGCCCTTATTTTATTTGAGTAATTTAACCACCTCAGTATGAAAAGGACCAATAGCCAACCTTTTCTTCGCCTCTCtatatattacatattattatCAGCATCATTATCTCACACTCTATATCCATATAATATTCTGTTTTACTATAATAACCTAGACCACAAGTCACTCCACAACAAAACCCCACAAATATTGctatatttctttctttcttcgcTGCGGGACCATCgtataaatcttaaattttaatttctaggTAGTGTTGGCCTTTTGTTCTTGTCGATTAAAAGGAAAACAGAAGCATTTTGCTTATAATTTCGGCAAACATTCGTCTTTCTTTTCATGCATGTATGGTTTAAGCTATTTCGTTGTTTATCACTTGGTATAAATAAATCTCATTATCAGGATAacttttctttatatattaaCCCTGTTTTTTCTTGattgattttacaaaaaaatttcaaaggtaGGAGCTAGTAGATCACATTTGTCTGTAGATCTAATCATCCGTAGATAATGTGTTTGGTCGATTTTGATCCTACATGTTAGTATAGTAGTAGGGGCCAGAGAGTATCGAGCGAGTGGAAGGAGCACAAGGTTCATTAAGAAAGGGATACCCTACTAATTCACTTCACTTATTTCTTTTGTCTCCATTCTCTAACCAAGGCCAAGGCTAAGGGGTTTCATACACTAGTTTTTCTCGTTTGGCCTTGATGTATTCATTGTATTTTTGTTTTGCTTAATTAATATCaacattagaaaaaaaattaaagaaaatgttagaaacttTGACTGCCTTTGGAGCAATCAAAGTTTTGGGCGTGGACATATTTGACTTTTTAATGGTTTATGCTTTAATATTAGTTAACAACAAACGATAAAGAAATTCAtggtaaattataatattatcatCATCCATTTAATTAGTCTTGAAGAGGAAGGAGAGGAGTTTGACCTTTGGTGGATACTTATTTCTATCATTATCCATCTTTCAGAATATTTGAGGTTGTTGGGAAGCTTATTTAtaaaggtttttatgtgataaatgttcaagataattgttagagttgtgtgacccgaaTCATTGTTAATGAAtccttgttaaagaaataaagtaTAGTCAAGATAAGGGGATCTGTGTAGGGCTTAAGGTCGAGAGCATGCTGTACAAGTAGAATATATATAGAACTGCacttcttctatttgacattgattagaataaagtttttcaacctttaaatagatgtagtcgaaactccctTTGTATCATTCAGTTTTCAACATTAGCAAATTTCTTCTCCTcttcccgtggttttttcccgaaagggtttccacctaaaatctgtgtgtttttatttttcttttcttattgcgTTACGATTGTTCTATATTGTCATTATCAACGTTTAGTTTGAACAATAATTATGAGACAAAATCAGTTTTTAAATGAATGTTTCAAGCCTATCACAACATTGTTGGTTGATCACTTGAAGAGGCCTATAAATAGGTTAGGTTGTTTGTGCAGCACACTTCTGTGTAGTTTTTGAGTGTCTTTTCAATAACTTTATTGTGTTTTCTTATGGTTGTTTTGTGACACTCTTTTAGGTATTCTTTGGAAAGTTTTGTTGATTGTAAAGTGAGGGATTTGGGATAGTGGTTTGTAACGATCTGGATTAGACTTTAAGGCTACAAATATCTGTGTGTGTAAAAGGTAGTTTGGAATTTGTAGCCTTAAAGTCTAATCCAGATCGTTACAAATAGTCTGTAAATGAGCAATATTTTCATTATTCTTATGGAACTAATGAAAACACTTTATCTCTATTTCTACTCTGTAATACCTCGTTACCCGACCCGATCATCGGGTCTAAGTTACAAGGTACCACATTTATTGCCGAAACAACTACGATCAAATTACATTCAATTACAAATCGTTAATCATTCAAATATAACCAGGACAAGTGTATAAAATGATACATAATCATTTTCGGGTCTTATACGAGTTTATGAAAACTCTTTTACTAACCTGGGGGCGaaataggatcaaattgtaaagatttcaaaTTTTTTGGGTTGACATCGCGACATCGGGGGTCCCTCGTCACGATGTAACTCTTTTTTTATGCTTGTCGTGACCTCAGAGCAATAGCGTCACCGCGAGAATTCTACCTTGTTCCTCGTCGCGACACTAGGGGTTCATTGTCGCTACGTGACAACCTGTTACTTCCATAATCAACCTAATACAAGTTTGAAATGACTTGAAAACCTTTATATATATTGCTATGCTATCAAATAGTAAGACTTTCATAGATATCAAGTCAAATTGTGCCTAAAATGGTAATCTCTAAACATTGATTTCAAGGCTGAATTTCAAACTTTATATGTCTAAAAACCATCAAAATTCTATACCAAGCATGACCTTTAACTTAGAACTCAAAGCAACTAGATAAGCACATCCAAACACAATCTTTAAACATTAACATAATGCTACATCACATACAACCTAACTATTTAGCAGCATTTAACCAAAAGTCC is a window of Gossypium hirsutum isolate 1008001.06 chromosome D08, Gossypium_hirsutum_v2.1, whole genome shotgun sequence DNA encoding:
- the LOC107933747 gene encoding protein LIGHT-DEPENDENT SHORT HYPOCOTYLS 6, whose amino-acid sequence is MDSASGGSDNSIKEAIPATASALLSAASQQGGGGGSESSPSPAPPSRYESQKRRDWNTFLQYLTNHKPPLTLARCSGAHVIEFLKYLDQFGKTKVHITDCPYFGHVNPPAPCACPLKQAWGSLDALIGRLRAAYEENGGRPESNPFGARAVRIYLREVREGQAKARGIPYEKKKRKRPTVTTTAVGVNVSRTSTQPVDGGGGRGGIGGGDDSVGAKTGANVGSATAVAAATTNSV